From the Thermoplasma sp. Kam2015 genome, the window GCATGCAGAGCAGCAAGAACGGCGTAAAGAACTAGGCCGGCAAATATGCCAATGGCCAGATAGAGCGTTGTTGGCCAGCCGGTCCAGTATACAGCTTCCGTGGCGAGCACGAACGCTATAGGTGCCATAACAGAAGCGGCTGGCAGCCTGAACGGTCTCTTGAGCTCAGGAGCCTGCTTTCTGAAGTTCATCAGTGCGGCTCCACCAACTATGTATGTAAATACCGTTGCACCGCTTATGAAGCCAACCATCTTGTACCAGCTTGGAAATGGCAGGAAGAACAGAAAACCGACGAGGAGTGTGGTTATGAGCGGAATCAGTGGTATCCTGTTCCTCTCCTCTATCTTAGCGAATGTCTTTGGAAGATGCCCGTTGACGGCCATACCGTAAAGCGTCCTAGCGGAGGTACCCATGTAAACATTCAGCGTTCCGGATGGGGCAATGTATGCACTTGCGTACAGCGTGTATGTCAGCCATACGAGCCCTGCTGAGAGTGCCACGGTGGCAAATGGTGCATTCATGAGATCATAGGCATATGGATAAGCCGTGGCGGCATTGCTGGCTGTAGCTAGTTTTGAAAGCTGAGACCACTGGCCAGGTATGAGGCCAACCTTGGACCAGTCGATCCCGCCTACGAAGACAACCTGCAGCAGGGAGTATATGGCCATGCCTATCAGAACCGATCCTATGGTGGCTATTGGTATGGATCTCTGCGGGTTTTTGGCCTCTCCGCCATAGTCTATGGCCTGCCTGAACCCAAAGTACGAGAAGACTATGCCGGTGCTTGATATTGCTCCGAATACGGGCGCCCATCCGTAGGGCATAAAGCCATTGCTCGGAATTATCTCTGAGGGATTGAAGTGTACGAATATGAGCACGAGTATGGTCAATACCGGTATTATCACCTTGACCCA encodes:
- a CDS encoding APC family permease, encoding MGEQSSPIQDTNISYVENEDRKLRKALSTWDLLMLSVGGIIGSGWLFAAYAASILSGPASILAWVLGGIIVIFIALVYAELGSMIPRSGAIVRYGHLSHGSFAGFLFGWAYFLSAVSVPAIEAEAVVTYAASYVSKPALIANGIMTGIGTLIAMILMIAFFFLNYAGVHIMGKTNQGLTWVKVIIPVLTILVLIFVHFNPSEIIPSNGFMPYGWAPVFGAISSTGIVFSYFGFRQAIDYGGEAKNPQRSIPIATIGSVLIGMAIYSLLQVVFVGGIDWSKVGLIPGQWSQLSKLATASNAATAYPYAYDLMNAPFATVALSAGLVWLTYTLYASAYIAPSGTLNVYMGTSARTLYGMAVNGHLPKTFAKIEERNRIPLIPLITTLLVGFLFFLPFPSWYKMVGFISGATVFTYIVGGAALMNFRKQAPELKRPFRLPAASVMAPIAFVLATEAVYWTGWPTTLYLAIGIFAGLVLYAVLAALHAIDQSFNITNIKAGLWVPVFIVVLTVLSYLGEYGGIAVIKFPLDLIVVAIVSAIFYVWAIKSGIKTEEIAAMIANEDQYV